From Nerophis lumbriciformis linkage group LG13, RoL_Nlum_v2.1, whole genome shotgun sequence, one genomic window encodes:
- the LOC133613256 gene encoding uncharacterized protein isoform X4 produces the protein METVAPAYENKILLDRNSAVLTIKQATYEDSGNYDQEVTVNKKVYHNAYKIEVIDKISKPNISCVMIDTYQAMLMCSTESKLSPLLKFKWRSGGNEQTGPILTITLRKFLNHQVYICEVSNPLTVEMATFTAKDCLSGKLTVAEIVVIMTSMVVFIGLCIFLGFYIKRQAYQEYLQSKKRRMELYNMKNSNRLWFLESYEEELKPYGITISACTDIFSGTILWIEAHNNDGDPAVFLNHFLDTVTRIGGCPQRLLFKPSRENRHIITAQTFLRRNHTDCYAGEDSVMEEFSVRRRRWLHTGMPWKSCFADLRELGHFTGKDSDKKLIQFCFLHIIQDQLKEFVGEFNRNILTSQRDGPAEDKLQTVLPEDIDECRRWWCTPRGRYPCDETLFKRWELIRTENGWEAPVDECTARKLYLDLRKKTYEDDEVVMETCNDEEEQAAGLLE, from the exons ATGGAGACTGTGGCCCCTGCATATGAGAACAAAATCCTTCTGGACAGGAACTCTGCAGTACTCACCATCAAACAGGCCACTTATGAAGACAGTGGAAACTATGACCAGGAAGTCACAGTCAACAAGAAGGTCTATCACAATGCGTATAAAATTGAGGTTATAG ACAAAATATCCAAACCGAACATAAGTTGTGTGATGATTGACACATACCAGGCGATGCTCATGTGCTCAACAGAGTCCAAACTTTCTCCTTTATTAAAGTTTAAGTGGAGATCAGGTGGAAATGAGCAAACTGGACCAATTTTAACAATAACTCTCAGGAAGTTTCTTAATCATCAAGTTTATATTTGTGAGGTCAGCAACCCTCTGACCGTTGAAATGGCTACATTCACTGCTAAGGACTGCTTATCTG GCAAATTAACTGTTGCTGAAATTGTTGTCATCATGACTTCCATGGTTGTGTTTATTGGGCTCTGCATCTTTTTGGGATTCTACATAAAACGTCAag CATATCaagaatatttacaaagtaaaaagAGAAGGATGGAGTTATACAACATGAAGAATTCCAACAGGTTATGGTTTTTGGAGTCATATGAGGAGGAACTGAAGCCGTATGGTATTACAATTAGTGCCTGCACTGACATATTTAGTGGCACCATATTGTGGATTGAAGCACACAATAATGACGGTGATCCTGCAGTATTTCTCAACCACTTCCTGGACACAGTGACTCGTATTGGAGGTTGTCCACAGCGACTGCTGTTCAAACCAAGTAGAGAAAATAGACACATCATAACAGCACAAACTTTCCTGCGTAGGAATCATACAGACTGTTATGCTGGGGAGGACAGTGTGATGGAGGAATTCAGCGTGAGACGTCGCAGGTGGTTACACACAGGGATGCCATGGAAGTCCTGTTTTGCAGATCTCAGAGAATTAGGACATTTCACAGGAAAAGATTCGGACAAGAAGCTCATACAGTTCTGCTTCCTCCACATCATCCag GATCAGCTGAAGGAGTTTGTTGGAGAATTCAATAGGAACATACTCACGTCACAACGTGATGGACCAGCAGAGGACAAACTCCAAACTGTTCTCCCAGAGGATATTGATGAGTGCAGGAGGTGGTGGTGTACCCCAAGAGGGAGGTACCCCTGTGATGAAACACTCTTCAAGCGCTGGGAGCTCATTAGGACTGAAAATGGTTGGGAAGCTCCAGTGGACGAATGTACAGCTCGAAAACTGTATTTAGATTTAAGAAAGAAGACTTATGAAGATGATGAAGTTGTGATGGAAACATGTAATGATGAGGAAGAACAGGCGGCAGGTTTGTTAGAATAA
- the LOC133613256 gene encoding uncharacterized protein isoform X5 has translation MDYQHIFFIFTCSLVSAGDVKYVLKGQEITLGPSSYRQPTEIYWTHHVYNIVSFDGTMETVAPAYENKILLDRNSAVLTIKQATYEDSGNYDQEVTVNKKVYHNAYKIEVIGKLTVAEIVVIMTSMVVFIGLCIFLGFYIKRQAYQEYLQSKKRRMELYNMKNSNRLWFLESYEEELKPYGITISACTDIFSGTILWIEAHNNDGDPAVFLNHFLDTVTRIGGCPQRLLFKPSRENRHIITAQTFLRRNHTDCYAGEDSVMEEFSVRRRRWLHTGMPWKSCFADLRELGHFTGKDSDKKLIQFCFLHIIQDQLKEFVGEFNRNILTSQRDGPAEDKLQTVLPEDIDECRRWWCTPRGRYPCDETLFKRWELIRTENGWEAPVDECTARKLYLDLRKKTYEDDEVVMETCNDEEEQAAGLLE, from the exons ATGGACTACCAACACATCTTTTTCATTTTTACTTGCAGTTTAG TTTCTGCAGGGGATGTGAAATATGTACTGAAGGGTCAGGAGATAACCTTGGGACCTTCAAGTTATCGACAGCCAACTGAAATATACTGGACACATCATGTCTACAACATTGTATCTTTTGATGGCACCATGGAGACTGTGGCCCCTGCATATGAGAACAAAATCCTTCTGGACAGGAACTCTGCAGTACTCACCATCAAACAGGCCACTTATGAAGACAGTGGAAACTATGACCAGGAAGTCACAGTCAACAAGAAGGTCTATCACAATGCGTATAAAATTGAGGTTATAG GCAAATTAACTGTTGCTGAAATTGTTGTCATCATGACTTCCATGGTTGTGTTTATTGGGCTCTGCATCTTTTTGGGATTCTACATAAAACGTCAag CATATCaagaatatttacaaagtaaaaagAGAAGGATGGAGTTATACAACATGAAGAATTCCAACAGGTTATGGTTTTTGGAGTCATATGAGGAGGAACTGAAGCCGTATGGTATTACAATTAGTGCCTGCACTGACATATTTAGTGGCACCATATTGTGGATTGAAGCACACAATAATGACGGTGATCCTGCAGTATTTCTCAACCACTTCCTGGACACAGTGACTCGTATTGGAGGTTGTCCACAGCGACTGCTGTTCAAACCAAGTAGAGAAAATAGACACATCATAACAGCACAAACTTTCCTGCGTAGGAATCATACAGACTGTTATGCTGGGGAGGACAGTGTGATGGAGGAATTCAGCGTGAGACGTCGCAGGTGGTTACACACAGGGATGCCATGGAAGTCCTGTTTTGCAGATCTCAGAGAATTAGGACATTTCACAGGAAAAGATTCGGACAAGAAGCTCATACAGTTCTGCTTCCTCCACATCATCCag GATCAGCTGAAGGAGTTTGTTGGAGAATTCAATAGGAACATACTCACGTCACAACGTGATGGACCAGCAGAGGACAAACTCCAAACTGTTCTCCCAGAGGATATTGATGAGTGCAGGAGGTGGTGGTGTACCCCAAGAGGGAGGTACCCCTGTGATGAAACACTCTTCAAGCGCTGGGAGCTCATTAGGACTGAAAATGGTTGGGAAGCTCCAGTGGACGAATGTACAGCTCGAAAACTGTATTTAGATTTAAGAAAGAAGACTTATGAAGATGATGAAGTTGTGATGGAAACATGTAATGATGAGGAAGAACAGGCGGCAGGTTTGTTAGAATAA
- the LOC133613256 gene encoding uncharacterized protein isoform X2 produces MDYQHIFFIFTCSLVSAGDVKYVLKGQEITLGPSSYRQPTEIYWTHHVYNIVSFDGTMETVAPAYENKILLDRNSAVLTIKQATYEDSGNYDQEVTVNKKVYHNAYKIEVIDKISKPNISCVMIDTYQAMLMCSTESKLSPLLKFKWRSGGNEQTGPILTITLRKFLNHQVYICEVSNPLTVEMATFTAKDCLSGKLTVAEIVVIMTSMVVFIGLCIFLGFYIKRQAYQEYLQSKKRRMELYNMKNSNRLWFLESYEEELKPYGITISACTDIFSGTILWIEAHNNDGDPAVFLNHFLDTVTRIGGCPQRLLFKPSRENRHIITAQTFLRRNHTDCYAGEDSVMEEFSVRRRRWLHTGMPWKSCFADLRELGHFTGKDSDKKLIQFCFLHIIQDQLKEFVGEFNRNILTSQRDGPAEDKLQTVLPEDIDECRRWWCTPRGRYPCDETLFKRWELIRTENGWEAPVDECTARKLYLDLRKKTYEDDEVVMETCNDEEEQAAGLLE; encoded by the exons ATGGACTACCAACACATCTTTTTCATTTTTACTTGCAGTTTAG TTTCTGCAGGGGATGTGAAATATGTACTGAAGGGTCAGGAGATAACCTTGGGACCTTCAAGTTATCGACAGCCAACTGAAATATACTGGACACATCATGTCTACAACATTGTATCTTTTGATGGCACCATGGAGACTGTGGCCCCTGCATATGAGAACAAAATCCTTCTGGACAGGAACTCTGCAGTACTCACCATCAAACAGGCCACTTATGAAGACAGTGGAAACTATGACCAGGAAGTCACAGTCAACAAGAAGGTCTATCACAATGCGTATAAAATTGAGGTTATAG ACAAAATATCCAAACCGAACATAAGTTGTGTGATGATTGACACATACCAGGCGATGCTCATGTGCTCAACAGAGTCCAAACTTTCTCCTTTATTAAAGTTTAAGTGGAGATCAGGTGGAAATGAGCAAACTGGACCAATTTTAACAATAACTCTCAGGAAGTTTCTTAATCATCAAGTTTATATTTGTGAGGTCAGCAACCCTCTGACCGTTGAAATGGCTACATTCACTGCTAAGGACTGCTTATCTG GCAAATTAACTGTTGCTGAAATTGTTGTCATCATGACTTCCATGGTTGTGTTTATTGGGCTCTGCATCTTTTTGGGATTCTACATAAAACGTCAag CATATCaagaatatttacaaagtaaaaagAGAAGGATGGAGTTATACAACATGAAGAATTCCAACAGGTTATGGTTTTTGGAGTCATATGAGGAGGAACTGAAGCCGTATGGTATTACAATTAGTGCCTGCACTGACATATTTAGTGGCACCATATTGTGGATTGAAGCACACAATAATGACGGTGATCCTGCAGTATTTCTCAACCACTTCCTGGACACAGTGACTCGTATTGGAGGTTGTCCACAGCGACTGCTGTTCAAACCAAGTAGAGAAAATAGACACATCATAACAGCACAAACTTTCCTGCGTAGGAATCATACAGACTGTTATGCTGGGGAGGACAGTGTGATGGAGGAATTCAGCGTGAGACGTCGCAGGTGGTTACACACAGGGATGCCATGGAAGTCCTGTTTTGCAGATCTCAGAGAATTAGGACATTTCACAGGAAAAGATTCGGACAAGAAGCTCATACAGTTCTGCTTCCTCCACATCATCCag GATCAGCTGAAGGAGTTTGTTGGAGAATTCAATAGGAACATACTCACGTCACAACGTGATGGACCAGCAGAGGACAAACTCCAAACTGTTCTCCCAGAGGATATTGATGAGTGCAGGAGGTGGTGGTGTACCCCAAGAGGGAGGTACCCCTGTGATGAAACACTCTTCAAGCGCTGGGAGCTCATTAGGACTGAAAATGGTTGGGAAGCTCCAGTGGACGAATGTACAGCTCGAAAACTGTATTTAGATTTAAGAAAGAAGACTTATGAAGATGATGAAGTTGTGATGGAAACATGTAATGATGAGGAAGAACAGGCGGCAGGTTTGTTAGAATAA